A region from the Nocardioides plantarum genome encodes:
- a CDS encoding heme o synthase, with amino-acid sequence MTYVGESRPAVQQPDPEPGPVGLRDVVAAYVGLTKPRVIELLLLTTVPVMFFAERGVPGLELVLATVVGGALSAGSASAYNCVYDRDIDEQMRRTRRRALPRHVVTPTSALVFATVLMVVSTVVLWAFVNPLSAVLSVSANAFYVFGYTILLKRRTTQNIVWGGIAGCFPALIGWTAVTGELSWVPIVLFAVVFFWTPPHTWALALRYREDYANVDVPMLPVVRPAAEVGRQIVLYSWVMVATSLLLWPVAGTGFVYPAVAAVLGGVFLVQAHRMWSRARGTEDLSVIQPMRLFHHSNLYLSLLFVAVALDPLLF; translated from the coding sequence GTGACCTACGTCGGCGAGTCGCGACCTGCGGTTCAGCAGCCTGATCCCGAGCCCGGGCCGGTCGGCCTGAGGGACGTCGTGGCGGCCTACGTGGGCCTGACCAAGCCCCGGGTGATCGAGCTGCTGCTCCTCACCACCGTGCCGGTGATGTTCTTCGCCGAGCGCGGCGTGCCCGGGCTCGAGCTCGTCCTGGCCACCGTCGTGGGCGGTGCCCTGTCCGCCGGCTCGGCCTCGGCCTACAACTGCGTCTACGACCGCGACATCGACGAGCAGATGCGGCGCACCCGCCGCCGCGCGCTGCCGCGGCACGTGGTGACCCCGACGTCGGCGCTGGTCTTCGCGACCGTGCTCATGGTGGTCTCGACAGTGGTCCTGTGGGCGTTCGTCAACCCGCTGTCGGCCGTGCTCTCGGTCTCGGCCAATGCCTTCTACGTCTTCGGCTACACCATCCTGCTCAAGCGGCGCACGACCCAGAACATCGTCTGGGGCGGCATTGCCGGCTGCTTCCCGGCCCTGATCGGCTGGACCGCGGTCACCGGCGAGCTCTCGTGGGTGCCGATCGTGCTCTTCGCGGTGGTCTTCTTCTGGACCCCGCCGCACACCTGGGCCCTGGCGCTGCGCTACCGCGAGGACTACGCCAACGTCGACGTGCCGATGCTGCCGGTCGTGCGACCCGCCGCCGAGGTCGGCCGCCAGATCGTCCTCTACAGCTGGGTCATGGTCGCGACCTCGCTGCTGCTGTGGCCGGTGGCCGGTACCGGCTTCGTCTACCCGGCGGTCGCGGCCGTGCTGGGCGGGGTGTTCCTGGTGCAGGCCCACCGGATGTGGAGCCGGGCCCGCGGCACCGAGGACCTGTCGGTCATCCAGCCGATGCGGCTGTTCCACCACAGCAACCTCTACCTGTCGCTGCTCTTCGTCGCCGTCGCGCTCGACCCGCTGCTCTTCTGA
- the tal gene encoding transaldolase, whose product MTDRLKALADAGVSIWLDDLSRERIESGNLAELVKSKSVVGVTTNPTIFAAAIADGERYDEQVRQLVADSEPVDRVIFELTTQDVRNACDVLAPIADSTGQDGRVSIEVEPTLANDTEGTIASAQALWAAVDKSNVLIKIPATKEGLPAITAAIAQGISVNVTLIFSVERYREVMDAYLSGLEAARDNGLDLGRIQSVASFFISRVDAEVDKRLDALAEGGSTDAAALKGKAAIANAQIAYAAYEEVLASDRWKQLSDVGAHAQRPLWASTGVKNPDYPDTLYVAGLVVADTVNTMPEKTLEAFEDHGEVTGDEVTGKGQQAQEVFDRLSAVGIDLDDVFLALEDEGVDKFKKSWTELVETVEGQMEKAKQ is encoded by the coding sequence ATGACCGACCGACTGAAGGCGCTCGCCGACGCAGGCGTCAGCATCTGGCTCGACGACCTGTCGCGTGAGCGCATCGAGAGCGGCAACCTCGCCGAGCTCGTCAAGAGCAAGTCGGTCGTCGGGGTGACCACCAACCCGACGATCTTCGCCGCCGCCATCGCCGACGGCGAGCGCTACGACGAGCAGGTGCGCCAGCTCGTCGCCGACAGCGAGCCCGTCGACCGGGTCATCTTCGAGCTCACCACCCAGGACGTCCGCAACGCCTGCGACGTGCTCGCGCCGATCGCCGACTCCACCGGCCAGGACGGCCGGGTCTCCATCGAGGTCGAGCCCACGCTGGCCAACGACACCGAGGGCACCATCGCCTCGGCGCAGGCGCTGTGGGCCGCGGTCGACAAGTCCAACGTGCTCATCAAGATCCCCGCCACCAAGGAGGGACTGCCCGCCATCACCGCGGCGATCGCCCAGGGCATCAGCGTCAACGTCACACTCATCTTCTCGGTCGAGCGCTACCGCGAGGTCATGGACGCCTACCTCAGCGGACTCGAGGCCGCCCGCGACAACGGGCTCGACCTCGGGCGCATCCAGTCGGTCGCGTCGTTCTTCATCTCCCGGGTCGACGCCGAGGTCGACAAGCGGCTCGACGCCCTGGCCGAGGGCGGCTCGACCGACGCCGCCGCGCTCAAGGGCAAGGCCGCCATCGCCAACGCCCAGATCGCCTACGCCGCCTACGAGGAGGTGCTGGCCAGCGACCGCTGGAAGCAGCTGAGCGACGTCGGTGCGCACGCGCAGCGTCCGCTCTGGGCCTCGACCGGGGTCAAGAACCCCGACTACCCCGACACCCTCTACGTCGCCGGCCTCGTCGTGGCCGACACCGTCAACACGATGCCCGAGAAGACCCTCGAGGCCTTCGAGGACCACGGTGAGGTCACCGGTGACGAGGTGACCGGCAAGGGCCAGCAGGCCCAGGAGGTCTTCGACCGGCTCAGCGCCGTCGGCATCGACCTCGACGACGTGTTCCTCGCCCTCGAGGACGAGGGCGTCGACAAGTTCAAGAAGTCCTGGACCGAGCTCGTCGAGACCGTCGAGGGTCAGATGGAGAAGGCCAAGCAGTGA
- a CDS encoding COX15/CtaA family protein → MGVDLARLVRPLGWASLVANIAIVVTGGAVRLTGSGLGCPTWPRCTDESFRAHGDLGLHGAIEFGNRMLTFVLTAIAIATFVAAWQTGRRSLRRLALVLALGVPAQAVLGGITVLTDLNSWLVALHLMLSMAMIGVAVLFLRRLDDPVDDPAPWTRGRVPTLAWLTFATAWAVLYLGTVVTGAGPHAGDAKTERNGLDPVQVSQLHADGVFLLVGLTVGLLLAAGTARRAVTVLLAVELAQGTIGFVQYFTDLPEVLVGFHLLGASLTSAAVTWALLACALPARTTSADHPLEAVPAPH, encoded by the coding sequence GTGGGAGTAGACCTGGCGCGCCTCGTGCGCCCTCTCGGCTGGGCGTCACTGGTCGCCAACATCGCCATCGTCGTCACCGGCGGCGCCGTGCGGCTGACCGGCTCCGGCCTCGGCTGCCCGACCTGGCCCCGGTGCACCGACGAGTCGTTCCGTGCCCACGGCGACCTCGGGCTCCACGGTGCCATCGAGTTCGGCAACCGGATGCTGACCTTCGTGCTGACCGCGATCGCCATCGCGACCTTCGTGGCCGCGTGGCAGACCGGACGCCGCTCGCTGCGCCGGCTCGCGCTCGTCCTCGCGCTCGGCGTACCCGCCCAGGCGGTGCTGGGCGGCATCACCGTCCTCACCGACCTCAACTCCTGGCTCGTCGCCCTCCACCTGATGCTGTCCATGGCGATGATCGGCGTCGCCGTCCTGTTCCTGCGTCGCCTCGACGACCCGGTCGACGACCCCGCGCCGTGGACCCGTGGACGCGTGCCGACCCTCGCCTGGCTCACGTTCGCCACGGCCTGGGCCGTGCTCTACCTCGGCACCGTCGTGACCGGCGCCGGGCCCCACGCCGGTGACGCGAAGACCGAGCGCAACGGCCTCGACCCGGTCCAGGTCAGCCAGCTGCACGCCGACGGGGTCTTCCTGCTCGTCGGCCTGACCGTCGGGCTCCTGCTCGCCGCCGGTACGGCGCGCCGCGCGGTCACCGTGCTCCTCGCGGTCGAGCTCGCCCAGGGCACGATCGGGTTCGTCCAGTACTTCACCGACCTGCCCGAGGTGCTGGTGGGCTTCCACCTGCTCGGTGCGTCCCTGACCTCGGCCGCGGTCACCTGGGCGCTGCTCGCGTGTGCCCTGCCGGCCCGTACGACGTCGGCGGACCACCCGCTCGAAGCGGTGCCCGCGCCCCACTAG
- a CDS encoding ABC transporter permease: MSTFTPAPGAAPVLRQVLAQASMETRLMLRNGEQLLLAVVIPVIVLIGGVRGAERIDLSYDVDTFAPGVLALAVMSTSFTALAIATGFERRYGVIKRLGTSPLSRTGLLSGKVLALLAVEVLQVLVIGAVALALGWEPSVSVAGLLLTVVLGTAAFASLGLFVAGALRAEATLAAANLVYLLLMAGGAVVLPASAYGSFGDVVTWLPSGALGEAMRAALGSADVAWRDLLVLAGWTAVGATLTARTFSWE; encoded by the coding sequence GTGAGCACCTTCACCCCCGCGCCCGGCGCGGCCCCCGTGCTGCGCCAGGTCCTCGCGCAGGCCTCCATGGAGACGCGCCTGATGCTGCGCAACGGCGAGCAGCTGCTGCTGGCCGTGGTGATCCCCGTGATCGTGCTGATCGGCGGCGTCCGCGGCGCCGAGCGGATCGACCTGTCCTACGACGTCGACACGTTCGCGCCCGGCGTGCTGGCCCTGGCGGTCATGTCGACCTCGTTCACGGCGCTGGCGATCGCGACCGGCTTCGAGCGTCGCTACGGCGTCATCAAGCGGCTGGGCACCTCCCCGCTGTCCCGGACCGGCCTGCTGTCCGGCAAGGTGCTCGCCCTGCTGGCGGTCGAGGTCCTGCAGGTCCTCGTCATCGGCGCCGTGGCCCTCGCCCTGGGCTGGGAGCCGTCGGTGTCCGTCGCCGGCCTCCTGCTCACCGTCGTGCTCGGCACCGCCGCCTTCGCCTCGCTCGGGCTGTTCGTGGCCGGCGCGCTGCGCGCCGAGGCCACCCTCGCCGCTGCCAACCTCGTCTACCTGCTGCTGATGGCCGGCGGCGCCGTGGTGCTGCCCGCCTCGGCCTACGGTTCCTTCGGCGACGTCGTCACCTGGCTGCCGTCCGGCGCCCTGGGCGAGGCGATGCGCGCCGCCCTCGGCTCGGCCGACGTCGCCTGGCGCGACCTGCTCGTCCTGGCCGGCTGGACCGCCGTCGGCGCCACCCTGACCGCAAGGACCTTCTCGTGGGAGTAG
- a CDS encoding ABC transporter ATP-binding protein yields the protein MPTDPAVVVDGLVMRYGDKVAVDGLSLGVEPHTITAVLGPNGAGKTTTLETCEGYRRPQQGSVRVLGLDPVRDRRRLLPRIGVMLQGGGAWGGVRAVEMLRHVSRLHAHPVPVELLVERLGLADCGRTTYRRLSGGQQQRLGLAMAIVGRPELVFVDEPTAGLDPAVRRDVWELLEELRTDGVTVVLTTHYMDEAERLADRVHILDKGTLVASGSPLELTRGGSVATIRLVVTEPFPPESPASLAVTLGPGTEVTQLDPVSLLVTGPADASTLAKVSRWCEDNRVLPESLTLGQRNLEDVFLELTTSAAPLPVHGATP from the coding sequence GTGCCCACCGATCCCGCCGTCGTCGTCGACGGCCTGGTGATGCGCTACGGCGACAAGGTGGCCGTCGACGGGCTCAGCCTCGGCGTCGAGCCCCACACCATCACCGCGGTCCTGGGCCCCAACGGCGCCGGCAAGACCACCACCCTCGAGACCTGCGAGGGCTACCGCCGCCCGCAGCAGGGCTCGGTGCGGGTGCTCGGGCTCGACCCGGTCCGCGACCGCCGCCGGCTGCTGCCGCGCATCGGCGTGATGCTGCAGGGCGGCGGAGCCTGGGGCGGCGTCCGCGCGGTCGAGATGCTGCGTCACGTCTCCCGTCTGCACGCCCACCCGGTCCCCGTCGAGCTGCTCGTGGAGCGGCTCGGCCTGGCCGACTGCGGCCGTACGACGTACCGCCGGCTCTCGGGTGGCCAGCAGCAGCGGCTCGGGCTCGCGATGGCGATCGTCGGGCGCCCCGAGCTCGTCTTCGTCGACGAGCCGACCGCCGGGCTCGACCCCGCCGTGCGCCGCGACGTCTGGGAGCTGCTCGAGGAGCTGCGCACCGACGGCGTGACGGTCGTGCTGACCACCCACTACATGGACGAGGCCGAGCGGCTGGCCGACCGGGTCCACATCCTCGACAAGGGCACGCTGGTCGCCTCGGGCAGCCCCCTCGAGCTGACCCGCGGTGGCTCCGTGGCAACCATCCGGCTGGTCGTCACCGAGCCGTTCCCGCCCGAGTCCCCCGCGTCCCTCGCGGTGACCCTCGGGCCAGGCACCGAGGTCACCCAGCTCGACCCCGTCAGCCTGCTGGTCACCGGCCCGGCCGACGCCTCGACGCTGGCCAAGGTCTCGCGCTGGTGCGAGGACAACCGCGTGCTGCCCGAGTCGCTGACGCTGGGCCAGCGCAACCTCGAGGACGTCTTCCTCGAGCTCACCACGTCCGCCGCACCCCTGCCCGTCCACGGAGCCACGCCGTGA
- the tkt gene encoding transketolase, translating to MSALLRRPVSTTPALDWTALDQKAVDTARVLAMDAVQKVGNGHPGTAMALAPAAYLLFQKVMRHDPADPQWIARDRFVLSCGHSSITLYTQLFLGGFGLELSDIEALRTWGSKTPGHPELGHTAGVEVTTGPLGQGVANAVGMAMSGRRIHGMLDPDAAPGESLFDHRVFAICSDGDLEEGVSGEASSIAGTQELGNLTMIYDRNRISIEGDTDIAFTEDVAKRYEAYGWHVQVVDWTNGGTDYVEDVPELYAAVMAADEVTDQPSLIVLNTVIAWPAPHAQGTEKSHGSALGDAEVEATKVVLGFDPKEKFPVPAEVLAHTRALGERGAALGAAWDERYAAWSAANPDKAELLHRLKARALPEGLEQALPTWEADAKGVATRSASGKVINAVAGLMPELWGGSADLAGSNNTTIEDAPSFVPTSRKTEQWTSDPYQGRVLHFGIREHGMGAIMNGIAADTLTRVFGGTFLTFSDYMRGAVRVAALSGLPVTYVWTHDSIGLGEDGPTHQPIEHLAALRAMPGLDVVRPADANETAAAWHAVLQHTDRPAALALTRQNVPVFPRGVDGWAGTDDVAKGGYVLVGGEGTPDVVLLGTGSEVQVAVAARELLAADGIAARVVSMPCFEWFEAQDQSYRDSVLPPTVKARVSVEAGVKQGWRDYVGDAGRIVSIDRYGASADYERIYQEYGITGETVAQAAKDSIAAAG from the coding sequence ATGTCCGCCCTCCTGAGGAGACCCGTGAGCACCACCCCCGCACTCGACTGGACCGCCCTCGACCAGAAGGCGGTCGACACCGCCAGGGTGCTGGCCATGGACGCCGTCCAGAAGGTCGGCAACGGCCACCCCGGCACCGCGATGGCCCTGGCGCCGGCGGCCTACCTGCTCTTCCAGAAGGTGATGCGGCACGACCCCGCCGATCCTCAGTGGATCGCCCGTGACCGGTTCGTGCTGTCGTGCGGCCACTCCAGCATCACTCTCTACACACAGTTGTTCCTCGGCGGCTTCGGACTCGAGCTCAGCGACATCGAGGCGCTGCGCACGTGGGGCTCCAAGACCCCCGGCCACCCTGAGCTCGGCCACACCGCCGGCGTCGAGGTCACCACCGGCCCGCTCGGCCAGGGTGTGGCCAACGCCGTCGGCATGGCCATGTCCGGGCGCCGCATCCACGGGATGCTCGACCCCGACGCCGCCCCCGGCGAGAGCCTCTTCGACCACCGCGTGTTCGCGATCTGCTCCGACGGCGACCTCGAGGAGGGCGTCAGCGGTGAGGCCAGCTCGATCGCCGGCACCCAGGAGCTCGGCAACCTGACGATGATCTACGACCGCAACCGCATCTCGATCGAGGGCGACACCGACATCGCCTTCACCGAGGACGTCGCGAAGCGCTACGAGGCCTACGGCTGGCACGTGCAGGTCGTCGACTGGACCAACGGCGGTACCGACTACGTCGAGGACGTGCCCGAGCTCTACGCCGCGGTGATGGCGGCCGACGAGGTCACCGACCAGCCGTCGCTGATCGTGCTCAACACGGTCATCGCCTGGCCCGCACCCCACGCCCAGGGCACCGAGAAGTCCCACGGCAGCGCGCTGGGCGACGCCGAGGTCGAGGCCACCAAGGTCGTCCTGGGCTTCGACCCGAAGGAGAAGTTCCCGGTCCCGGCCGAGGTGCTGGCCCACACGCGTGCCCTCGGCGAGCGCGGTGCCGCCCTGGGCGCCGCCTGGGACGAGCGCTACGCCGCCTGGTCGGCCGCCAACCCCGACAAGGCCGAGCTGCTCCACCGGCTCAAGGCCCGGGCCCTGCCCGAGGGCCTCGAGCAGGCCCTGCCGACCTGGGAGGCCGACGCCAAGGGCGTCGCGACCCGCTCGGCGTCCGGCAAGGTCATCAACGCCGTCGCCGGCCTGATGCCCGAGCTGTGGGGCGGCTCGGCCGACCTCGCCGGGTCCAACAACACGACCATCGAGGACGCGCCCTCGTTCGTCCCGACCTCGCGCAAGACCGAGCAGTGGACCTCCGACCCCTACCAGGGTCGGGTGCTCCACTTCGGCATCCGCGAGCACGGCATGGGCGCGATCATGAACGGCATCGCGGCCGACACCCTCACCCGGGTCTTCGGCGGCACCTTCCTCACGTTCTCCGACTACATGCGCGGCGCGGTGCGCGTCGCGGCGCTGAGCGGGCTGCCCGTCACCTACGTGTGGACCCACGACTCCATCGGCCTCGGCGAGGACGGCCCGACCCACCAGCCGATCGAGCACCTCGCCGCGCTGCGCGCGATGCCCGGGCTCGACGTCGTACGCCCCGCCGACGCCAACGAGACCGCCGCCGCCTGGCACGCCGTCCTGCAGCACACCGACCGCCCGGCCGCCCTCGCGCTGACCCGCCAGAACGTGCCGGTCTTCCCCCGCGGGGTCGACGGCTGGGCTGGCACCGACGACGTCGCCAAGGGCGGCTACGTCCTGGTGGGCGGCGAGGGCACGCCCGACGTCGTCCTGCTGGGCACCGGCTCCGAGGTGCAGGTGGCGGTCGCGGCGCGCGAGCTCCTGGCCGCCGACGGCATCGCCGCCCGGGTCGTCTCGATGCCGTGCTTCGAGTGGTTCGAGGCGCAGGACCAGTCCTACCGCGACTCCGTCCTGCCGCCCACGGTCAAGGCGCGGGTCTCGGTCGAGGCCGGCGTCAAGCAGGGCTGGCGCGACTACGTCGGCGACGCCGGACGCATCGTCTCCATCGACCGCTACGGCGCCTCGGCCGACTACGAGCGCATCTACCAGGAGTACGGCATCACCGGCGAGACGGTGGCCCAGGCCGCCAAGGACAGCATCGCGGCCGCCGGCTGA